One window from the genome of Actinoplanes teichomyceticus ATCC 31121 encodes:
- a CDS encoding DUF6230 family protein, with amino-acid sequence MKEAQSAPATGRTNWRRFAVAVGVPTAVAGGLVVALAQGALAANITVSGTPFKLTADHLEGQGFTQYSGTLSTADPKKPIVAAKSGIQHADIYNLCQSVAVGPITLRIEAAKGATFDANNPKGSAANAVQADDLLIGMSELSGDATFKNIQIGVDASKLDADGADEHGEVGGFGQQASSVSIENLKQRAYSTTASSFKLKGMSLKLLIGKGESSECFPG; translated from the coding sequence GTGAAGGAAGCGCAGAGCGCTCCGGCCACCGGACGTACCAACTGGCGCCGGTTCGCCGTGGCCGTGGGCGTTCCCACCGCCGTGGCCGGCGGTCTTGTCGTCGCCCTCGCGCAGGGCGCCCTCGCCGCGAACATCACGGTGTCCGGCACCCCGTTCAAGCTGACGGCGGACCATCTCGAGGGTCAGGGCTTCACCCAGTACAGCGGCACGTTGAGCACCGCTGACCCGAAGAAGCCGATCGTCGCGGCGAAGTCCGGCATCCAGCACGCCGACATCTACAACCTGTGCCAGTCGGTCGCCGTCGGACCGATCACGCTCCGTATCGAGGCGGCCAAGGGCGCCACGTTCGACGCCAACAACCCGAAGGGCTCCGCGGCCAACGCGGTGCAGGCCGACGACCTGCTGATCGGCATGTCGGAGCTGAGCGGCGACGCGACGTTCAAGAACATTCAGATCGGCGTGGACGCCTCCAAGCTCGACGCCGACGGTGCGGACGAGCACGGCGAGGTCGGTGGCTTCGGCCAGCAGGCGTCCTCGGTCAGCATCGAGAACCTGAAGCAGCGGGCGTACTCGACGACCGCGTCGAGCTTCAAGCTCAAGGGCATGAGTCTCAAGCTGCTCATCGGTAAGGGCGAGAGCAGCGAGTGCTTCCCCGGCTGA
- a CDS encoding DUF1992 domain-containing protein — translation MGAHWYESAIDRQLREATERGEFENLPGAGRPLRGYGEEYDEDWWVKDWLRREGATAGVIPPTLALRRAAEDLETMIDRLRTEPEVREHVAQLNARIDRARRGHLDGPPVVLPRFDADAVVAAWRQRRIT, via the coding sequence ATGGGCGCGCACTGGTACGAGTCCGCCATCGACCGGCAGCTCCGCGAGGCCACCGAGCGCGGCGAGTTCGAGAACCTGCCGGGCGCCGGCCGGCCGCTGCGCGGTTACGGCGAGGAGTACGACGAGGACTGGTGGGTCAAGGACTGGCTGCGCCGGGAGGGGGCGACCGCCGGGGTGATCCCGCCGACCCTGGCGCTGCGCCGGGCCGCCGAGGATCTGGAGACCATGATCGACCGGCTGCGCACCGAGCCGGAGGTCCGCGAGCACGTGGCGCAGCTGAACGCGCGGATCGATCGGGCCCGGCGCGGTCACCTGGACGGCCCGCCGGTGGTCCTGCCGCGGTTCGACGCCGACGCGGTCGTCGCCGCCTGGCGGCAGCGCCGGATCACCTGA
- a CDS encoding ATP-binding protein has protein sequence MRLQRRLHQGFAALLALFTAFLVVQFGVGARLRDDHDRRFARIGDARDANRLALQRMTDAETGVRGYQLTGERLFLSPYDSGRGAALVALDRAATLSHDPQARALLHAERQAADDWLGQYAVPTAGGPAAGRPSAALGKQLFDRLRAVNSAADDAIAAEQHAERVTARRTERLLGLASGVLVVAVLAAGYLLVRVSRRQLLVPLARVGDTIRRQAAGDRSARAEPDGAAELRTVIEALNDLGAQTERLLADEQARAARAWLRQAVAGELQQEGADPAVVAYRVVARIAGALGADAVYGALPVPGAGQVTAHWPETAAELDPAVAGDLLAGPAGEQVAGRPGGGLAVTLGADGECPRGYLLVVRESVPQWAESERRLLAGVAREIERVLRQHGIRAQQDLLISELRMLDQRKDVFIQTVTHELRTPLTSILGYAEMLAEADDGELTPMQRRSVQAVLRNAHRLHDTIGDLLLLDRPGCGAESTEPLDVAELATSVHTELCTAAQAKALTVTFEAEPAWVHGDRTQLQRALRKLMENAIKFTPPGGSVTWRCGMQEQTVTVAVTDTGIGIPAADVPGLFTPFHRAGNAMDQAVQGPGLGLAIVRDIVRDHGGGIAVQSAVGRGSTFTVTLPAVPAPVPVPAN, from the coding sequence ATGAGGCTGCAACGCCGGCTCCATCAGGGCTTCGCCGCCCTGCTGGCACTCTTCACGGCGTTCCTCGTGGTGCAGTTCGGGGTGGGCGCGCGGCTGCGCGACGACCACGACCGGCGCTTCGCCCGGATCGGCGACGCCCGCGATGCCAACCGGCTCGCCCTGCAACGGATGACCGACGCCGAGACCGGGGTGCGCGGCTACCAGCTCACCGGCGAACGGCTCTTCCTGTCGCCGTACGACAGCGGACGCGGCGCCGCGCTGGTCGCCCTCGACCGCGCCGCCACGCTCAGTCACGATCCGCAGGCCCGTGCACTGCTGCACGCGGAGCGGCAGGCGGCCGACGACTGGCTCGGCCAGTACGCCGTCCCGACCGCCGGTGGACCGGCCGCCGGTCGGCCGAGCGCCGCCCTGGGCAAGCAGCTCTTCGACCGCCTGCGCGCGGTGAACAGCGCCGCGGACGACGCGATCGCCGCCGAGCAGCACGCCGAGCGGGTCACCGCACGGCGTACCGAGCGGCTGCTCGGGCTCGCCTCGGGCGTGCTGGTGGTGGCCGTGCTGGCCGCGGGTTACCTGCTGGTCCGGGTCAGCCGCCGGCAGCTGCTCGTGCCGCTGGCCCGGGTCGGCGACACCATCCGCCGCCAGGCTGCCGGGGACCGCTCGGCCCGTGCCGAGCCGGACGGCGCGGCGGAACTGCGTACCGTGATCGAAGCCCTCAACGACCTGGGCGCGCAGACCGAGCGGCTGCTCGCCGACGAGCAGGCCCGGGCCGCCCGGGCCTGGCTGCGCCAGGCGGTCGCCGGCGAGCTGCAGCAGGAGGGCGCCGACCCGGCGGTCGTCGCCTACCGGGTGGTCGCGCGGATCGCCGGTGCGCTGGGCGCGGACGCGGTGTACGGCGCGCTGCCCGTGCCGGGCGCCGGGCAGGTCACCGCGCACTGGCCGGAGACCGCCGCCGAGCTGGACCCGGCGGTCGCCGGCGACCTGCTCGCCGGGCCGGCCGGCGAGCAGGTCGCCGGCCGGCCCGGCGGCGGCCTGGCCGTCACCCTCGGCGCGGACGGCGAGTGCCCCCGCGGCTATCTGCTGGTGGTGCGGGAGTCCGTGCCGCAGTGGGCCGAGTCGGAGCGCCGGCTGCTGGCCGGGGTGGCCCGGGAGATCGAGCGGGTGCTGCGCCAGCACGGCATCCGGGCCCAGCAGGACCTGCTGATCAGCGAACTGCGGATGCTGGACCAGCGCAAGGACGTCTTCATCCAGACCGTCACGCACGAGCTGCGCACCCCGCTGACCAGCATCCTGGGCTATGCGGAGATGCTCGCCGAGGCGGACGACGGCGAGCTGACGCCGATGCAGCGGCGTTCGGTGCAGGCGGTGCTGCGCAACGCCCACCGGCTCCACGACACCATCGGCGACCTGCTGCTTCTCGACCGGCCCGGCTGTGGCGCGGAGAGCACCGAGCCGCTGGACGTGGCCGAGCTGGCCACCTCGGTGCACACCGAGCTGTGCACGGCGGCGCAGGCCAAGGCGCTCACGGTGACCTTCGAGGCGGAGCCGGCCTGGGTGCACGGCGACCGGACGCAGCTGCAGCGGGCGCTGCGCAAGCTGATGGAGAACGCCATCAAGTTCACCCCGCCCGGTGGCAGCGTGACCTGGCGGTGCGGCATGCAGGAGCAGACCGTCACGGTGGCCGTCACGGACACCGGCATCGGCATCCCGGCCGCGGACGTGCCCGGGTTGTTCACCCCGTTCCACCGGGCCGGCAACGCGATGGACCAGGCGGTGCAGGGGCCCGGCCTGGGCCTGGCGATCGTCCGGGACATCGTGCGCGACCACGGCGGCGGCATCGCCGTGCAGTCGGCGGTCGGCCGGGGCAGCACCTTCACGGTCACCCTGCCGGCCGTGCCGGCCCCGGTGCCGGTCCCGGCGAACTGA
- a CDS encoding DUF6114 domain-containing protein, which translates to MTTDEFGSRFRRWRRGRPFWGGLFLLLSGLFLFLSANMSLISDMKLDIHIGPQGFLSYVLPVLMILCGVLVWFTPAQRMFYGIVGLLTALYSFIGLNFGGWFLGMLFGIIGGALAVSWSPAPGDRPDANLQGPLDGTGPAGDRTPPSADDDTRHDSPTEPVAAGHDDRPEPAPAHGPAQSDPSILPGFDRPRDELPGPGRSLHRKALAIIVVPALVGGVVLIGSRMPASAEDCPAGLPSISISATPSASTRTSAKSTARPGTTRTVEPTGRRTTTPADPAEDGASTPSAPASASTPAETGDGNPVLDGLQDVVDGVGNLLGIGDDQESPAPSASPSASATSSTPTAAPTPTATTTTPATGATGATGVPSSAPVRTTGASPAVSASVSASADPDVIPCLGPRQRGLVAEGAVPQSAIRPGIMKVAALNMYDSTYEGVADVPTADGPVKSLQFNMSKAVNTPFSLTIDEPGDATTVIKSRELITEGNVKFYTPKFTGKLFGLIPVTFTPEQPPPLTLPWLLFTDVTIDLAYVSCDTLTAKPLQVTES; encoded by the coding sequence GTGACGACGGACGAATTCGGCAGCAGATTCCGCCGGTGGCGGCGGGGCCGGCCGTTCTGGGGCGGTCTGTTCCTCCTGCTGTCCGGTCTGTTCCTGTTCCTCAGTGCCAACATGTCCCTGATCAGCGACATGAAGCTGGATATCCACATCGGACCGCAGGGCTTCCTGTCGTACGTGCTGCCGGTCCTCATGATCCTCTGCGGGGTCCTGGTCTGGTTCACCCCGGCTCAACGGATGTTCTACGGCATCGTCGGCCTGCTGACCGCGCTCTACTCGTTCATCGGCCTGAACTTCGGTGGCTGGTTCCTCGGCATGCTGTTCGGCATCATCGGCGGCGCGCTCGCGGTGTCCTGGTCCCCCGCCCCCGGCGACCGGCCCGACGCGAACCTGCAGGGCCCGCTGGACGGCACCGGCCCGGCCGGCGACCGGACCCCGCCGTCCGCCGACGACGACACGCGCCACGACAGCCCGACCGAGCCGGTGGCCGCCGGGCACGACGACCGTCCGGAGCCCGCCCCGGCGCACGGCCCGGCGCAGAGCGACCCCAGCATCCTGCCCGGCTTCGACCGGCCGCGCGACGAGCTGCCCGGCCCCGGCCGGAGTCTCCACCGCAAGGCGCTGGCGATCATCGTGGTGCCGGCCCTCGTGGGCGGCGTCGTGCTGATCGGCAGCCGGATGCCGGCCAGCGCCGAGGACTGTCCGGCGGGCCTGCCGTCGATCTCGATCAGCGCCACCCCGTCGGCGTCCACCCGGACCTCGGCGAAGAGCACCGCCAGGCCCGGGACCACGCGCACCGTCGAGCCGACCGGCAGGCGCACCACCACCCCGGCCGACCCGGCCGAGGACGGCGCCAGCACGCCGTCCGCCCCGGCCTCGGCATCGACGCCCGCCGAGACGGGGGACGGCAACCCGGTCCTCGACGGCCTCCAGGACGTGGTCGACGGCGTCGGCAACCTGCTCGGCATCGGCGACGACCAGGAGTCGCCGGCTCCGAGCGCGTCGCCGTCGGCGTCGGCGACGAGCTCAACGCCCACCGCGGCACCGACCCCCACCGCGACCACCACCACCCCGGCGACCGGCGCCACCGGCGCCACCGGCGTCCCGAGCAGCGCGCCGGTCCGCACCACCGGCGCATCCCCCGCGGTGTCGGCGTCGGTGTCGGCGTCGGCCGATCCGGACGTCATCCCGTGCCTCGGGCCGCGCCAGCGCGGGCTTGTCGCCGAGGGCGCGGTCCCGCAGTCGGCGATCCGGCCCGGGATCATGAAGGTGGCCGCGCTGAACATGTACGACTCGACCTACGAGGGCGTGGCCGACGTGCCGACCGCCGACGGGCCGGTCAAGTCGCTGCAGTTCAACATGTCCAAGGCGGTCAACACCCCGTTCAGCCTGACCATCGACGAGCCCGGCGACGCCACCACCGTGATCAAGAGCAGGGAGCTGATCACCGAGGGGAACGTCAAGTTCTACACCCCGAAGTTCACCGGCAAGCTGTTCGGCCTGATCCCGGTGACGTTCACCCCGGAGCAGCCGCCGCCGCTGACACTGCCGTGGCTGCTGTTCACCGACGTGACGATCGACCTGGCGTACGTCAGCTGTGACACGCTGACCGCCAAGCCGCTGCAGGTCACCGAGAGCTGA